The region GGACGGGCAGGTCGTCGGCAGCGCCAGCACCGGCATCTTCGCCGAGAGCAGCAAACCGGGCCAGGCGTTCGTCAACCTCAGCGTCGCCCCCGACGCGCGGGGCCGGGGTGCCGGCACTGCCCTGCTGACCACCGCCGAGGGATACCTGACCGGGCTCGGGGCGAGTACGGCGTACGCGTGGGTGTTGGACGACGAGGCGTCGACCGGATTCGCGCAGCGGCATGGCTACCAGCGCAGCCGCTCGTCCTACTTCTCCCGGCTGGATCTCGCGGCCATCGCGCTGCCGTCGTTGCCGCCCCTGCCCGAGGGGGCGAGGTTGCGGACCGCCGCAGACTTCGCCGACGACCCTCGGCCGCTCTACGACCTGGACGTCGAGGCTGCGGCCGACGAGCCCGGCGACGTGGACAGCGACGCGATGAACTACGAGGACTGGCTCGCCCTCTACTGGCACCGCCCCGACCTGGATCGGGACCTGACCTCGGTGGTGGTGATGGACGGCATGGCGGTCGCGTTCAGCGTCGCTCAGACCGACCGGCGCGGGCGGTACTGGTCCGGGATGACCGGCACCCGCCGGGCCTACCGGAACCGAGGGCTGGCCAAGCAGGCGAAGGCCGACTCGCTGCGGCGGGCCCGACTGGCCGGCTGCAGCGAGGCGTTCACCGGCAACGACGCCGAGAACGCACCCATGCTGGCGATCAACGGGTGGTTCGGCTATCAGGTCGCCGCCCGCGAGTGGCGCTACCTGCGGAACCTGACCGACTGACCACGGATGCGCCGCGCGACCGGAGAGTGAAGCCGGCCAGCCGGACCGGGACACCGCGCACCTCGGTGTCCCGGTCCGGCTGAGCCGGCTTTTGCTCACCGGGACCGGCGAGCCAGCCGGATCAGCGGCGGATCGGTAGTCGGTAGACGCCGCCGGACTCGGTGCCGGCGAAGAGCCACCGGCCGTCGGGGCTGGCCGCCAGCGAGCGCACCGACGGGTCCGGCAGGCCGGCACCCATGTTCAGCCAGACCCGTCCACCATCCACACTGAACAGCACTCCGCGCCCGCCCTTGAGTAGTCCGGCCTCCGAGTAGGCCGTGGTGCCGGCGTAGAGCACCCCGCCGACCTCGATCACCTGGCTGACCCGCATCGGCAGGCCGTGTTGGCCGGTGCCGAGCTGGTGCGCTGTCGCGAAGTGCCGACCACCGTCGGTACTGACCCGGATCTTCGCTCCGCCGACCACCATCCGTCGGCCGTCGAAGTGGATCGCGGTGACCGGGCCGTCGAGCATTTTCACCCGGGTGGTCCCGCCGTCGTCGGAGCGCCACAGCCCGTTCTGGTCACCGAGCCACACCCGCTTCGGGTCGCGCGGATCGCCCGCCATCGCCGTGTACTGGGCCTTGTGGTCGATCTTCTTCCAACTCGTACCGCCGTCGCGGGTGACGAACAGGCCGGCGCCCGCGATGTCGCGATAGGAGATGAACAGTTGCCGGGAGTCGGCCGGATGCACCAGCAGACCGGATGGGGTGAGGTCGTTCTGCACCACCTGCGACCAGGTGTCACCGGCGTCGTTGCTGCGAACCAGCCGGATGCCGAAGTAGCCGTTCATGTACAGCTTCCACACCGTACGCGGGTCGTCCGGCGCGGCGGCCAACCCGCGAATGCTGTGGCCCACCCGGCCCTCGCCCTCCGAGCCACCCCAGTCCAGCTTGTCCGGACCGGACGGCAGCGCGGTGCGGTAGACATCGGTCGGGGTGCCGACCATCAGTTTGCCGTCGGTAACCAGCATCTGGTCGGCGGACATTCCGGGCACCCCGAGCCGTTTGTAGCTCACGCCGTCGGTCGTGGCGTAGACCCCGGTGTTGTCCATGCCGAAGAGCAGGGTTCGGTTGTCGTCCGGCCACTGGGCCAGGTCGTTCGTGATCGTCTCCAGCGGCTCGGTGATCTTCGTCCAGGTCCGGCCCCGGTCCCGGCTGAGGAAAGTCTGCCGGAATCCGTCCGCCAGCAGGTTGTCACCGGCACCGCTGAGCGTGAACAGGCTCGTCGGCTTCAGCAACTGTTGCCAGGTCCGGCCCTGGTCGGTGCTGCCCAGGACGGTGTCGTTCATCAGGGCCACCGCGACCGTGTCGCCGGCCACCGCCAGATTGGTGGGTCGGCTGGCGAAGTCGTCGACCGGTCGGACCAGTTGCAGCGCGCCGGTCAGGCCAGCCCACCGCCACAATCCGTCGTTGGTCGCCACGTACAGGTCGGCACCGGCGAACTCGACGGCGGTGACCGCACCCGCCCACGGCGCGGCGGTCGAGGTCCAGCTGTCGCCACCGTCGCGGCTGGTCCAGATCGTGTCGCCGGCCACCACGGCCAACGCCCCACCGGTCGGTGCCTGGACGAACGCGTCGAACGCGAGATCCGGCAGCGGCAGGGTACGCCAGGTCTTTCCAGCATCGTCGGTGCGTAGCACCTTGCCCCGGTAGGTCGGGTCACCCTCGGCCTTGACCGCCGCCCACATCCGGTCGGCCCGCTTCGGGTCGATCAGAACGGTGGGATGACCACCGGCGACCGGGGTGATCCGTTCGTAGCGCCAGGTGCGGGCCCGGTCCGTGGTGATCCACACGCCCGCCACGTACGGCAGGGTGACGGCGAGCCGGTTCGGGTCGGCCGGCGTGGTGGACATCCGGCCACCGGAGGAGTACGGCCCGATCAGCTCCCACCGGGTGCGCCCCGGCTCGGTGGCCACCTGGAACGAGGCCCGGCCGACCAGCTTCTTGCCGGTTGCCGTGGGCACGGTCGTGGTGACCGTGTAGACGCCGGGCACGTCACCGGTCACCTCGGCCCGCCACCACAGGTCGTTATCGTGCCGGACTGTGGCCGTACGCTGCCGCCCGTTCGGGCCCCGGACGGTGACGGTGGGGGTGCCGGCGGTCGGCTCGACCGTGTAGACGAACGCCTCGCTGCGCCCGTCACTCGGGTCGGGCGTGACATGGACCCCCGG is a window of Micromonospora polyrhachis DNA encoding:
- a CDS encoding GNAT family N-acetyltransferase, producing the protein MSIIVRDFQPADAEAAAETKRAAIPYLVLTPELVAWQVTHAPGNQRHRLLVAEVDGQVVGSASTGIFAESSKPGQAFVNLSVAPDARGRGAGTALLTTAEGYLTGLGASTAYAWVLDDEASTGFAQRHGYQRSRSSYFSRLDLAAIALPSLPPLPEGARLRTAADFADDPRPLYDLDVEAAADEPGDVDSDAMNYEDWLALYWHRPDLDRDLTSVVVMDGMAVAFSVAQTDRRGRYWSGMTGTRRAYRNRGLAKQAKADSLRRARLAGCSEAFTGNDAENAPMLAINGWFGYQVAAREWRYLRNLTD